AAAATCAACATTGCCAAATTGATCTTTCTCCACACTTCCCCCATGATATAGAGTTACTAAATTGTCCATCTAATTGATATACTAAACACCCAAGTTACTAGGCATATAACTAATACAGGTAAAACACATATATCTATGTAAGTAAATACGTATGTAACTAACTATATAACTAAAAATACAAACTATATTGGTCTAACTAAATTACATAActaaattttacaaatattacaTAAACTACTCTAAATTACATAACTAAACTTTACAAATATTACATAAACAATATATTACATAATGGATATATCATATTCATACAAATATTACCAAAACTAATACCAATATAAAAAATTGCTACataaattattttaaaaaatataacaCTTACAAAACTAAATACATTATCTAAACAATTatacaaataaaaaaaacaccTCACCTCGGTGCTTCGCGCGCCTCCTGTGCAGCAGCAAGGCGGACGGGGCagcggccgcggcggccggcAGGGGGCACCTGCGGGGAGGGCCGGGGGCACCGGCGGGGGCGGCCGGGGGCAGACCGGGGGTGCGGCCGGCGCGGCGGGCTCGGCGCGGCGAGGCCGGCCAGGCGGGCACGGCGTGGGTCGGCGAGGCGGGCGCGACggccgcggcgcggcggccGTGGGTTCGCGAGGCGGGCGCGGCAGTCGGCGAGGCAGGCGCGGCGCGGCTCGGGAGGAAGATGCCGTGCGCGAAGGCTTCGGGTGGGTTTCATTACAGGGCTCGACGCCGTGATCTGTGGCGtcaagctcgacgccgtgatctGTGGCGTCGAGCTTTTTTTTTCTGCCACATACGACGCCACGTcagaagccacgctggggttgggCGGGGTCGGCCTGGgacctcggcgccgtgatccatggcgTCGAGATGTGATACCTCGACGCCGTGATGCATGGCGTCGACCCCCTGGATCTAAAACCGAGATTAAGTTTTCCAGGGTCAAAaaagtattttttttcaaaaaaaaagtcaaattatAAAAAATTGAGCCCTGTGAAGCGGCTAGATGTCTCTCGGACACACTcatgtttcttttttcttttttcttttttcagcAACAGCAagctcgatcgatcgatcggccTGTGGGCACACTCCATTGACAGACGACTGAGAGCTCCTGATCGACGCTATTGAAAGTTATTAAATGAATTAAAATCTCGATTGCACCCGTTTTTGGCACTGGCATACATAGTACTATACAGTATTGTTGCATGAAAAAGCACAGGAATTAACTATATTTAGTATCATCAATGAATGAAGGAATTAGCTACATCATCAATGAAGAGCGCGACCGTCGCTTTCCAATGAAGCTATAGCTACTCCACCGGTCGTGTTATTTGCCAGCTCCATACATTAACCCTCGTGTTATTGATGCCTCGAGTACGGCCGGGCTCTACTCCACCGGCGCCGTGTGTCCCGTGTCCCGCAGGGCACACGTACGCTAAAGTGTCACGCGGAGTAGTGATGCACGGCAGCATGACGTCTGCGGCTTGACGTCACGCGCGCCCCCAACCGTGTGATGTGCTGATCATGACGCACGCACAGGGGCACGAACGTGTATGTACATACACACGCGCCCCAACGCTCCACCATGTACTGTAGCCTCGATCGAGTGACAGGTCTGCACTTGTTATCCATCTCACCTAGAATGATAGCCTCATAATCTGTAAGCCTAGCCCCAAAGCGCGGTGGCTGGTGGTTTCATACTCCACGTCCGCATTTGAAGGCCACGTTGAATCGAAGTACTGCTCTGCAGTGTGTCACCGAGTGACCAAAAGACAGAGCACCCAACAGAGAGTGCGTTGGAGGTCAAGCAGCAAGAGAAAAGTCACTGGTTTTAAGCGTCTGGACACAGATGACAACACTGACGTCCTCTGCACAACCATGACAGCCTACGTTGGAAAAAATACAGTCTCATACTCTTTTAATCTACGTGGTCTTTCCCTTTTCCCTGAGACCAACACCTCTATTAGCTTCCGTTGGGGAAGTCCTTAGTGTATCCTGCAGAAGCATCTACAACTTCATCTCACAAAGTGCTAAACAAACCAGTAGTGAGCGTTTGGCTTGCTAGGGTCCAGACTAGGCGGAGAAAAACAACAAAGTGAAGAGACAAATGCTGCAAGCTACATGTATGTAGGATGGACTACCGTTGTGAGACTGTATGCCTCAACTACTCCTGGCCTACATAGACTACCACTTTGACTTGAGGCTAACACACCTGTTCGCTTGCGTTGGTGGTGCTCTGAGCATGAACACATTGTTACCTCTAATGCACAGCACCACTCACGTGCTTAGCTAGCAAAGCTATAGTTTCCTCAAGATGCGATGATTGCGATCATAATCAGTAAGtcgttatatatatacacgctgtgtgtgtgtgtgtgttttttacTGATTACTGTCAGGATGGAGCAAAAGTATAGTGCCATCGTCAAATCGATGAAACGGATCGCCACAAAACGTATACGTACGTGCAGCGCAGCGCAGGCCCGAGAGAACATTATTTCTTTGGACACGAAGTGAAGTGACGGCACGGGCACGATGATCGATCTGCTCGCGTGGATCGGAGGCGAATTTCGGGTTGGAGAGGTGTCGTCGGGAAAGTAGGTTGTGATGCCTCCGTTTGGATGCAGACGCGCGCAAAGCTGCTACAAATATGGACATAATGTGCCGTATTGGCAAAGCTGGCATCATCGATCCGTCGCTATCGACGATCGTCCTTTTTGGTTTAAATCTCATGTGAAGGTCAAGCTTTGCTTTTGCATTTGTAATCAACACGTCAAGATCTGCGTGATGAGCTAGTATAGATACACACACACGCACGCACGAACATATATGTTAAATTTATTTACTACTAGCAGCTAAACTAGGTTGTCAAATAATCGGGCCCCAATTGTTGACGCTTGATGCATGAGAGAATAATCAGCGTGTGGACAACACTCTACATGGCGCATTCGATCAATATTTAATTTGTCTTAAGATTCCATCCCATGTCACCTATCACTTCGTAAATTAGACAGACCGGCCGATTGGATTCTTTGGGAGCGACGTGTACTACATACACCTGTAACCAACTTCGGCAGCGACGTCAATTTCCCACGACCTAGCTCCCTCTGAGCGTGCGTATCACTTCATCTTTTTTAGATTCTCAATACACCATCGATTTCTATACGATCCAAGCCAAAAACGTACGTACGCCGATGTTCGCATGCACCGTGGAACATGTGACATGTCATTTTGCTGATGATTTAATTTCACATACAAAAAAGGGGTCCCTTTATTTGCtccctaagagcaactccagcagggccCCTACTCAAGCCCCAATAGCTAAATATGGGTGCCCAGTCTAAAAACATTACTCCAGCAGGGCCCCTACTCCAGACCCCATATTTGGCTGGGCACCCATATTTCTCCCCTAGACCCCATTCCTGTTGGCCCAACAGGGCAGCCCTCATCCTCCACCGCGTGTCCTAGCCCCAGCGcatgctccctctctctctaccTTTGCATGTGTATGACACTCTACGGTAACCGGCTCAATGCTCTAATTGTGTCCATgtccaaagaaagaagaaagaggaagaatAAAAAGACACTGACGAGTGGGTCCCTTCTGTCATTCTCTCTGGAATAGCTTTGGGAGCCCAAATTTGGGTGCTACTGTTGGAGTTGAAGTAAAAAAGTTGAGCCCCAAGAAGTA
This window of the Sorghum bicolor cultivar BTx623 chromosome 7, Sorghum_bicolor_NCBIv3, whole genome shotgun sequence genome carries:
- the LOC110437296 gene encoding myelin-associated oligodendrocyte basic protein-like, producing MKPTRSLRARHLPPEPRRACLADCRARLANPRPPRRGRRARLADPRRARLAGLAAPSPPRRPHPRSAPGRPRRCPRPSPQVPPAGRRGRCPVRLAAAQEAREAPR